Proteins encoded by one window of Chryseobacterium aquaeductus:
- a CDS encoding cell division protein ZapA: MEVRRITINIAGRVYPLNVPAAEEETLRKVGKQIENMIKDFEQNFDVRDKQDALAMCALKLGTNAEVVSLNNEKNIKSTNERLAKINQTLNEVGK, from the coding sequence ATGGAGGTAAGGAGAATAACCATCAACATTGCAGGAAGAGTATATCCGCTGAATGTACCCGCAGCCGAGGAAGAAACCTTGCGCAAAGTGGGGAAGCAAATTGAGAATATGATTAAAGATTTTGAGCAAAATTTCGATGTGAGAGATAAACAAGATGCTTTGGCAATGTGCGCCCTGAAATTGGGAACCAATGCAGAAGTAGTATCACTTAATAACGAAAAAAATATAAAATCAACCAACGAAAGATTAGCTAAAATTAATCAAACGTTGAATGAAGTTGGAAAATAG
- a CDS encoding sugar phosphate isomerase/epimerase family protein: MQRIDFLKLSSLGFLGLYSCGISTTMNNTKRLGIQLYTIRDSISQNLEHSLEKLAGLGFKDLEIYGYNGTFFGKNKTEFLDILNNTGLKVISSHHQTGVIGKGYGNLLNNWEKSVEDLDFIGSKYMVCSYLVPEERTLEHYRKLPELLDQSGELTKQTGIQLAYHNHDFEFQKLDDQTTIYDFILQNTSPDLVKME, encoded by the coding sequence ATGCAGAGAATTGATTTTTTAAAACTTTCATCTCTAGGTTTTCTGGGATTATATTCTTGTGGAATATCTACAACTATGAATAATACAAAACGTCTGGGTATTCAATTGTATACGATCAGAGATTCTATCTCACAAAATCTTGAGCATTCTTTGGAAAAGCTGGCAGGTTTAGGTTTTAAAGATCTGGAAATTTATGGATACAACGGAACTTTTTTCGGTAAAAATAAAACTGAATTTTTAGATATTTTAAATAATACAGGCTTAAAAGTCATCAGCTCTCATCATCAAACCGGAGTTATCGGAAAAGGATATGGAAATCTCCTTAACAATTGGGAAAAATCTGTTGAAGATTTAGATTTTATCGGATCAAAATATATGGTTTGTTCTTATTTGGTTCCAGAAGAAAGAACTCTTGAACATTACCGAAAACTTCCTGAATTATTGGATCAATCAGGAGAATTGACTAAGCAGACCGGAATTCAGCTTGCATATCATAACCATGATTTTGAATTTCAAAAATTGGATGATCAAACTACGATCTATGATTTTATTCTGCAAAATACTTCACCAGACTTAGTAAAAATGGAATAG
- the ubiE gene encoding bifunctional demethylmenaquinone methyltransferase/2-methoxy-6-polyprenyl-1,4-benzoquinol methylase UbiE: MTNDINKVTPYNSDSSKKSQVEDMFDNIAPKYDLLNHALSMKIDVLWRNKLVRMMKEDAPQEVLDVATGTGDLAIAVEKGTDAKVVGLDLSQQMLNVGVIKIKKLKLDGKISMQKGDAENLPFEDNRFDAVSVAFGVRNFENLTKGLAELRRVVKENKSVYILEFSKVEGFLGPFYMFYFKNILPAIGRLVSKDNRAYTYLPDSVNAFPFGEKMRQILLDTGFKKVEYIKLSLGIATIYKATK, encoded by the coding sequence TTGACAAACGATATCAACAAAGTAACGCCCTACAATTCAGACTCAAGCAAAAAGAGTCAGGTAGAAGATATGTTCGACAATATAGCTCCGAAGTATGATTTACTCAATCACGCATTGTCTATGAAAATAGACGTTTTGTGGAGAAACAAACTTGTACGGATGATGAAGGAAGATGCTCCTCAGGAAGTACTTGATGTGGCTACCGGAACAGGAGATCTGGCAATTGCTGTAGAAAAAGGAACCGACGCAAAAGTAGTTGGTTTAGATTTATCGCAACAAATGTTAAATGTTGGCGTTATTAAAATAAAAAAACTTAAATTAGACGGCAAAATTTCTATGCAGAAAGGCGATGCAGAAAATTTACCTTTCGAGGACAATAGATTTGATGCTGTTTCCGTTGCATTTGGAGTAAGAAACTTTGAAAACCTTACGAAAGGTTTGGCAGAGCTGAGAAGAGTAGTGAAAGAAAACAAGAGCGTTTATATTCTTGAGTTTTCTAAAGTAGAGGGTTTTTTGGGACCGTTTTATATGTTTTATTTCAAAAATATATTACCGGCAATCGGGAGATTGGTTTCTAAAGACAACAGGGCGTATACTTATTTACCAGATTCTGTAAACGCTTTCCCGTTTGGTGAAAAGATGAGACAAATACTTTTAGACACAGGATTTAAAAAAGTAGAATATATAAAATTAAGTTTAGGTATAGCCACAATTTATAAAGCAACAAAATAA
- a CDS encoding arsenate reductase family protein: MKKVFYLNSCDTCRKILAKFDLRDWEMREIKKEPITQEEVEAMHKITGSYEDLFSKKSTQIKLRELDLKTMGEDDFKELLLDHYTFLKRPVFLTDTEIFIGNDKKNIENLRAHFNGNN; encoded by the coding sequence ATGAAGAAAGTATTTTATCTTAATAGTTGTGACACTTGCAGAAAAATTTTAGCAAAATTTGATCTGAGAGACTGGGAGATGCGCGAAATAAAGAAAGAACCGATCACTCAGGAAGAAGTGGAAGCGATGCATAAAATTACAGGTTCTTATGAGGACTTGTTCAGTAAAAAATCTACTCAGATTAAATTGAGAGAACTTGATTTGAAGACAATGGGCGAAGATGATTTTAAAGAATTGTTATTAGATCATTACACCTTTTTGAAGCGTCCGGTTTTTTTAACTGATACTGAGATTTTTATTGGAAACGATAAGAAAAACATTGAAAATTTAAGAGCACATTTCAACGGAAATAATTAA
- the porT gene encoding type IX secretion/gliding motility protein PorT/SprT, protein MNKFLLKALVLASVSVASFADAQFRTRNRMDKLEDFDQQKFSWGFYLNGNLLDYRIVLNPRYGMNENQNLVTSNSSTSFGAGLIAKFRLNDYLDVRLEPGLQFAQRQLIFNTQSNDIYQNGNPQNPAFVPIALTEKDRVRDIKSTLVDVPVLLELHGDRWYNSRPYVAAGVNYIVNLQSNSDSDDDNLQQVFRSTTHNFAWSAEMGIQFYFNKFKLTPAIRGTFFMNNEMVADNATTPPYWSAAVSTLQTRAIMFVLKFE, encoded by the coding sequence ATGAATAAATTTCTATTAAAAGCTCTGGTTTTAGCCTCAGTTAGCGTTGCAAGTTTTGCAGATGCTCAATTTAGAACTCGTAACAGGATGGATAAGCTGGAAGATTTTGACCAGCAAAAATTCAGTTGGGGTTTTTATCTAAATGGTAATTTACTAGACTACCGTATCGTACTTAATCCTAGATACGGAATGAATGAGAATCAAAATCTTGTGACATCTAATTCGAGCACAAGCTTCGGTGCAGGTCTGATCGCAAAATTCAGATTAAATGATTACCTAGACGTAAGATTAGAACCAGGTTTGCAGTTTGCTCAAAGACAGTTGATCTTCAACACACAATCTAACGATATTTATCAAAACGGAAATCCGCAAAACCCTGCTTTTGTACCGATCGCTTTGACGGAAAAAGATAGAGTGAGAGATATAAAATCTACATTGGTAGACGTGCCGGTGTTGCTAGAACTTCATGGTGACAGATGGTATAACTCTAGACCTTACGTAGCAGCTGGTGTAAACTATATCGTTAATTTACAATCTAATTCTGATTCTGATGATGATAATTTACAGCAGGTATTTAGATCTACAACGCATAATTTTGCGTGGTCGGCTGAGATGGGAATTCAGTTTTACTTCAATAAATTTAAATTGACTCCGGCCATTAGAGGAACCTTCTTTATGAATAACGAGATGGTTGCAGATAATGCTACTACACCACCTTATTGGTCAGCAGCAGTTTCTACTTTACAGACAAGAGCAATCATGTTTGTGTTGAAATTTGAATAA
- a CDS encoding acyl-CoA thioesterase, which yields MDNKPVIFQFISEPSDVNYGGNVHGGSVMKWIDQAGYACATTWSGNYSVTVYVGGIRFYEPIKIGEIVKVEAQVIYTGSSSMHISINVFSRNIKQPIFDKKTHCIIVFVAVDENGKKLPVPKWIPVTNEEKQQEMYAKRLMELRTQIEDEMKPFL from the coding sequence ATGGATAACAAGCCTGTTATTTTTCAGTTTATTTCAGAGCCTTCAGACGTGAACTACGGAGGAAATGTGCATGGTGGAAGTGTGATGAAATGGATTGATCAGGCAGGATATGCCTGCGCAACAACATGGAGCGGAAATTATTCGGTAACTGTATATGTTGGTGGAATTCGTTTTTATGAACCCATCAAAATCGGAGAAATCGTAAAAGTTGAAGCACAAGTTATCTATACAGGCTCGTCGAGTATGCATATTTCTATCAATGTGTTCTCCCGCAACATTAAACAACCCATCTTTGATAAGAAAACGCATTGTATAATTGTTTTCGTTGCTGTCGATGAAAATGGTAAAAAACTTCCTGTTCCCAAATGGATACCAGTAACGAATGAAGAAAAACAACAAGAAATGTATGCAAAACGACTGATGGAATTGAGAACTCAGATTGAAGATGAAATGAAACCTTTTCTATAA
- the rny gene encoding ribonuclease Y, which translates to MTTTAIIISVICLVIGAVLGMVFSKSSLNAKGKFIIDDATKNAENLIEKANVQAESIKKEKNLQAKEKFLELKSQHDADIQVRERKMQEGEKRIKDKENKLNDELSKAGKLEKDLDRQIADYAKKTEILEKKQLDLDSATAKKVEMLEKISNYTADEAKAELVETMKAEAKTRAQAYVQSIMEEAQLNAKSEARKIVIQTIQRIGTEQAIENSVSVFNIESDEVKGRIIGREGRNIRALEAMTGVEIIVDDTPEAILLSCFDPVRREIARLSLHRLVTDGRIHPARIEEVVEKTKKMIEDEIIEVGKRTIIDLGIHGLHPELVKIVGRMKYRSSYGQNLLQHSREVANIAATMAAELGLNVKMAKRAGLLHDIGKVPEQESELPHALLGMQWAEKYGENPEVINAIGAHHDEVEMTSLLSPIIQVADAISGARPGARRQVLESYIQRLKDLEAAALSFEGVSSAYAIQAGRELRVMVESGKVNDEIASQLSYDISEKIQNELTYPGQVRVTVIRETRAVNIAR; encoded by the coding sequence ATGACAACAACCGCTATTATTATAAGCGTTATTTGTTTGGTAATAGGTGCTGTTTTAGGAATGGTATTTTCTAAAAGTTCACTCAATGCTAAAGGCAAATTTATTATAGACGATGCGACCAAGAATGCCGAAAATCTTATAGAAAAAGCCAACGTACAAGCCGAATCGATAAAAAAAGAAAAAAATCTCCAGGCAAAAGAAAAGTTTCTTGAGCTAAAATCTCAGCATGATGCAGATATTCAGGTACGTGAAAGGAAAATGCAGGAAGGCGAAAAGAGAATTAAAGACAAAGAAAATAAGCTTAACGACGAGCTTAGCAAGGCTGGTAAACTAGAGAAGGATCTCGACAGACAGATTGCTGACTACGCCAAAAAAACAGAAATTTTAGAGAAAAAGCAATTGGATCTAGACTCGGCAACAGCTAAAAAAGTTGAAATGCTGGAGAAGATCTCAAATTATACGGCTGATGAAGCTAAGGCAGAGTTGGTAGAAACCATGAAAGCAGAAGCTAAGACAAGAGCTCAGGCTTACGTTCAAAGCATCATGGAAGAAGCTCAGCTGAATGCGAAAAGCGAAGCAAGAAAAATTGTTATTCAAACAATACAAAGAATCGGAACGGAGCAGGCAATTGAAAATTCAGTTTCTGTTTTCAATATCGAATCAGACGAGGTGAAAGGTAGAATTATCGGTAGAGAAGGTAGAAACATCCGTGCATTGGAAGCAATGACAGGTGTGGAAATCATTGTTGATGATACTCCGGAAGCCATTCTTCTTTCATGTTTCGATCCTGTAAGAAGAGAAATCGCAAGATTATCACTTCACAGATTGGTAACTGACGGTAGAATTCACCCTGCAAGAATTGAAGAAGTGGTAGAAAAGACCAAAAAAATGATTGAAGATGAGATCATTGAAGTTGGTAAGAGAACTATTATTGATCTTGGTATTCACGGCTTGCACCCTGAATTGGTGAAGATTGTTGGTAGAATGAAATACCGTTCTTCTTATGGGCAAAACCTATTACAGCATTCAAGAGAAGTAGCAAATATCGCTGCAACAATGGCTGCAGAATTAGGACTTAATGTAAAAATGGCTAAAAGAGCAGGACTTTTACACGATATTGGTAAAGTTCCTGAGCAGGAATCTGAACTTCCTCACGCTTTATTGGGTATGCAATGGGCAGAGAAATACGGTGAAAACCCTGAAGTTATCAATGCTATTGGAGCTCACCACGACGAAGTAGAAATGACGTCGTTATTATCTCCAATCATTCAGGTTGCCGATGCAATTTCGGGAGCAAGACCGGGAGCAAGACGTCAGGTTTTAGAATCTTATATCCAAAGATTAAAAGATCTGGAAGCTGCGGCATTAAGTTTTGAAGGTGTTTCTAGTGCTTATGCAATTCAGGCTGGTAGAGAACTAAGAGTAATGGTGGAAAGTGGTAAGGTGAATGACGAAATCGCATCTCAACTTTCGTACGACATCTCAGAGAAAATTCAGAACGAATTGACGTATCCTGGACAAGTAAGAGTTACTGTAATCAGAGAAACTAGAGCTGTAAATATCGCAAGATAA